In one Massilia endophytica genomic region, the following are encoded:
- the aspS gene encoding aspartate--tRNA ligase, translating into MSMRTQYCGLTTEALLGQTVSLCGWVHRRRDHGGVIFIDLRDREGLVQVVCNPDQAEVFKVAESVRNEYCLRVTGLVKDRLAGTVNANLKSGKIEVVCTQLEVLNPSVAVPFQLDDDNLSETTRLTHRVLDLRRPQMQNNLRLRYKVTMEVRKYLDSLGFIDIETPTLTKSTPEGARDYLVPSRVNAGQFFALPQSPQLFKQLLMVANFDRYYQITKCFRDEDLRADRQPEFTQIDCETSFLNEQEIRDLFEDMIRKVFKNTLEIDLPNPFPVMNFSEAMGKYGSDKPDMRVKLEFTELTDVMKDVEFKVFSGAANMPNGRVVGMRVPKGADMPRSEIDAYTQFVAIYGAKGLAYIKVNEKAKGRDGLQSPIVKNIHDEALNKILELTGAQDGDLIFFGADKAKIVNDAIGALRVKIGHSEFGKANGLFDDVWAPLWVIDFPMFEYDEEDDRWTATHHPFTAPKDGHEDMLETNPGACIAKAYDMVLNGWELGGGSIRIHREEVQSKVFRALKIGAEEARLKFGFLLDALQYGAPPHGGLAFGLDRIVTLMTKSDSIRDVIAFPKTQRAQDLLTHAPSEVDEKQLRELHIRLRAAEPKVAG; encoded by the coding sequence ATGTCAATGCGTACTCAATACTGCGGCCTCACCACCGAAGCACTGCTGGGCCAAACCGTCAGCCTGTGCGGCTGGGTGCACCGTCGCCGCGATCACGGCGGCGTGATCTTCATCGACCTGCGCGACCGCGAAGGCCTGGTGCAGGTGGTCTGCAATCCGGACCAGGCGGAAGTGTTCAAGGTGGCAGAATCCGTGCGTAACGAGTACTGCCTGCGCGTGACCGGCCTGGTGAAGGACCGTCTGGCCGGCACCGTGAACGCCAACCTCAAGTCGGGCAAGATCGAAGTGGTGTGCACCCAGCTCGAAGTGCTGAATCCTTCGGTGGCCGTGCCCTTCCAGCTGGACGACGACAACCTGTCCGAAACCACCCGCCTGACCCACCGCGTGCTGGACCTGCGCCGTCCGCAGATGCAGAACAACCTGCGCCTGCGCTACAAGGTCACCATGGAAGTGCGCAAGTACCTGGACTCCCTGGGCTTCATCGACATCGAGACCCCGACCCTGACCAAGTCCACGCCGGAAGGCGCGCGCGACTACCTGGTGCCGTCGCGCGTGAACGCGGGCCAGTTCTTCGCGCTGCCGCAGTCGCCACAGCTGTTCAAGCAGCTGCTGATGGTGGCGAACTTCGACCGCTACTACCAGATCACCAAGTGCTTCCGCGACGAAGACCTGCGCGCCGACCGCCAGCCCGAGTTCACCCAGATCGACTGCGAGACCTCCTTCCTGAACGAGCAGGAGATCCGCGACCTGTTCGAAGACATGATCCGCAAGGTCTTCAAGAACACCCTGGAAATCGACCTGCCGAACCCCTTCCCGGTGATGAACTTCTCCGAAGCGATGGGCAAGTACGGTTCGGACAAGCCGGACATGCGCGTCAAGCTGGAATTCACCGAACTGACCGACGTGATGAAGGACGTGGAGTTCAAGGTCTTCTCCGGCGCCGCCAACATGCCTAACGGCCGTGTGGTGGGCATGCGCGTGCCGAAGGGCGCGGACATGCCGCGTTCCGAAATCGACGCCTACACCCAGTTCGTGGCCATCTACGGCGCCAAGGGCCTGGCCTACATCAAGGTCAACGAGAAGGCCAAGGGCCGCGACGGCCTGCAGTCGCCGATCGTGAAGAACATCCACGACGAAGCCCTGAACAAGATCCTGGAACTGACGGGCGCCCAGGACGGCGACCTGATCTTCTTCGGCGCCGACAAGGCGAAGATCGTCAACGACGCCATTGGCGCGCTGCGCGTGAAGATCGGCCACTCCGAATTCGGCAAGGCCAACGGCCTGTTCGACGACGTGTGGGCCCCGCTGTGGGTGATCGACTTCCCGATGTTCGAGTACGACGAGGAAGACGACCGCTGGACCGCGACCCACCACCCCTTCACCGCGCCGAAGGACGGCCACGAAGACATGCTGGAGACCAATCCGGGCGCCTGCATTGCCAAGGCCTACGACATGGTGCTGAACGGCTGGGAACTGGGTGGCGGCTCGATCCGTATCCACCGCGAAGAAGTGCAGTCCAAGGTATTCCGCGCGCTGAAGATCGGCGCCGAAGAAGCGCGCCTGAAGTTCGGCTTCCTGCTGGACGCGCTGCAGTACGGCGCGCCTCCGCACGGCGGCCTGGCTTTCGGCCTGGACCGCATCGTGACCTTGATGACCAAGTCCGATTCGATCCGCGACGTGATCGCCTTCCCGAAGACCCAGCGCGCCCAGGACCTGCTGACGCACGCTCCGTCGGAAGTCGACGAGAAGCAGCTGCGCGAGCTCCACATCCGCCTGCGCGCCGCCGAACCGAAAGTCGCCGGCTAA
- the nudB gene encoding dihydroneopterin triphosphate diphosphatase: MTYKIPESVLVVIHTADLEVLLIERTANPGYWQSVTGSLDAIDEPLLTTATRELFEETGIVADGERIKLRDWGMSNVYEIYPVWRHRYAPGVTQNTEHIFSVEVPRDIPILLSPREHTAHIWLPYLEAADKCFSPSNAEAILQLPRQLSR; this comes from the coding sequence ATGACGTACAAAATCCCCGAATCCGTCCTAGTAGTCATCCACACCGCCGACCTGGAAGTGCTGCTCATCGAGCGCACCGCCAACCCCGGCTACTGGCAATCCGTCACCGGCTCCCTCGACGCCATCGACGAGCCGCTGCTCACCACCGCCACCCGCGAGCTCTTCGAAGAAACCGGCATCGTCGCGGACGGCGAGCGCATCAAGCTGCGCGACTGGGGCATGAGCAACGTCTACGAAATCTACCCCGTCTGGCGCCACCGCTACGCGCCGGGGGTGACGCAGAACACGGAGCACATCTTCAGCGTCGAAGTCCCGCGCGACATCCCCATCCTGCTCAGCCCGCGCGAGCACACGGCCCACATCTGGCTCCCCTACCTGGAAGCCGCCGACAAATGCTTCAGCCCCTCCAACGCCGAAGCCATCCTCCAGCTCCCCCGCCAGTTATCCCGCTGA
- a CDS encoding DUF4160 domain-containing protein has protein sequence MPVLLRYKGNVFFFFSNEGLPREPPHVHVRHGSAVAKLWLYPSVSVAAARGFNATELRELVRIARANRQLFIKAWEDFFDE, from the coding sequence ATGCCCGTTTTGCTGCGCTACAAAGGTAACGTATTCTTCTTTTTCTCAAACGAGGGATTGCCCAGGGAACCGCCGCACGTCCACGTACGGCACGGGAGCGCGGTGGCCAAGCTCTGGTTGTACCCCAGCGTCTCGGTCGCGGCGGCGCGAGGATTCAATGCAACGGAATTGCGAGAACTTGTGCGCATAGCGCGCGCCAACCGGCAGCTCTTCATAAAAGCGTGGGAGGATTTTTTCGATGAGTAA
- a CDS encoding DUF2442 domain-containing protein, whose amino-acid sequence MSNSFARRVAFDAENMWVHMTDGRVLGVPLSFFPRLQQASTAEREQWIISGGGTGLHWDALDEDISVEHLMLGYGDRTRQSAASK is encoded by the coding sequence ATGAGTAATTCATTTGCCAGACGAGTGGCCTTCGATGCGGAAAACATGTGGGTACATATGACCGATGGACGTGTTCTGGGGGTGCCGCTATCCTTCTTCCCCAGGCTTCAGCAGGCGTCCACGGCCGAGCGAGAACAATGGATCATCAGCGGTGGCGGAACTGGCCTGCACTGGGACGCATTGGATGAGGACATCAGCGTCGAGCACCTGATGCTGGGATATGGAGACCGGACCAGACAGAGTGCGGCATCCAAGTAG
- a CDS encoding endonuclease/exonuclease/phosphatase family protein, whose protein sequence is MKIRVATYNIHKGMSYRSHPRVHALKQAIAAFEADLIFLQEVQGQHDRIAARYGEERHGHRHWPQGSQHEFFAGESHQSVYGLNAQYDHGHHGNALLTRWPIQKWTNTDISDHAYEARGILHSIVETPKGIVHCYVIHLGLFERSRVRQVDALIDAVNLSAPNNEPVIIAGDFNDWRNTLSAKLRKALGVVEVFDEIGSGSSLGDLVRTLARKKAAIRPARTFPAALPFFRLDRIYVRGFKVESAEVLHGQLWAKLSDHAPIVATLKL, encoded by the coding sequence ATGAAGATTCGCGTCGCCACCTACAACATCCACAAGGGCATGTCCTACCGCAGCCATCCGCGGGTGCACGCCCTCAAGCAGGCGATCGCGGCCTTCGAGGCGGACCTGATCTTCCTGCAGGAAGTCCAGGGCCAGCACGACCGCATTGCGGCGCGCTACGGCGAGGAGCGGCATGGCCACCGCCACTGGCCCCAGGGCAGCCAGCACGAGTTCTTCGCGGGCGAGTCGCACCAGTCCGTCTACGGCCTGAACGCGCAGTACGACCACGGCCACCACGGCAATGCCCTGCTGACCCGCTGGCCCATCCAGAAGTGGACCAATACGGATATCTCCGACCACGCCTACGAGGCGCGCGGCATCCTGCACTCCATCGTGGAGACGCCCAAGGGCATCGTGCACTGCTACGTGATCCACCTGGGCCTGTTCGAGCGAAGCCGGGTGCGCCAGGTGGATGCCCTGATCGATGCGGTCAACCTGTCCGCCCCGAATAACGAGCCGGTGATCATCGCCGGCGATTTCAACGACTGGCGCAATACCTTAAGCGCCAAACTGCGCAAGGCGCTGGGAGTGGTTGAGGTGTTTGACGAGATCGGCTCCGGCTCCAGCCTGGGCGACCTGGTCCGTACCCTGGCCCGGAAAAAGGCGGCGATCCGTCCGGCCCGCACCTTCCCCGCTGCCTTGCCCTTCTTTCGCCTGGATCGCATCTACGTGCGCGGCTTCAAGGTAGAATCGGCTGAGGTCCTGCACGGCCAGTTGTGGGCCAAGCTGTCCGACCATGCGCCGATCGTGGCTACCTTAAAACTCTAG
- the clsB gene encoding cardiolipin synthase ClsB: MRPVDFIADNEVTLLHCGTDYFPALVEAIDAAQYDIYFETYIFADDETGQRVLAALMAAAKRGVAVRMITDWFGTGHSQVSRMHAQLLEAGVEHRIFNPWFLRGVTRTHRKVCVVDRSLAFVGGININDDMFCDYDHSIPLSAPRWDFAVAVRGPLVAAIHQEAAAQWQRLGKMSVVRRIGLYRDMRKVDKISREALVQAGFVVRDNLRNRMTIQRAYLKALGRARKSVLIANPYFAPGRKFRRALSQAAQRGVEVVLLIGVGEIWLQDAVAHSFYPKLLASGVKVVEYHKTQLHAKVAVIDDDWATVGSSNVDGLSLFLNQEANVVIKDAAFARSLREHIERAVAEGVVIHAHDFAHVGRFRRIGYEVAYVFYRTLMRIFAVGKYA; this comes from the coding sequence ATGCGTCCTGTCGATTTCATCGCCGATAACGAAGTCACCCTCCTGCACTGCGGCACCGATTACTTCCCCGCCCTGGTCGAAGCCATCGATGCCGCGCAGTACGATATCTACTTCGAGACCTATATCTTCGCGGACGATGAAACCGGGCAGCGCGTGCTGGCGGCACTGATGGCGGCGGCAAAGAGGGGCGTTGCGGTGCGCATGATCACCGACTGGTTCGGCACCGGCCACAGCCAGGTGAGCCGCATGCATGCGCAACTGCTCGAAGCCGGGGTCGAGCACCGCATTTTCAATCCCTGGTTTCTGCGCGGCGTCACGCGCACCCATCGCAAAGTGTGCGTGGTGGATCGCTCCCTGGCCTTCGTCGGCGGCATCAATATCAACGACGACATGTTCTGCGACTACGACCACAGCATCCCCCTGAGCGCGCCGCGCTGGGACTTCGCCGTGGCCGTGCGCGGCCCACTGGTGGCGGCCATCCACCAGGAAGCGGCGGCGCAATGGCAGCGGTTGGGGAAGATGTCGGTTGTCAGGCGTATCGGGCTTTACCGCGACATGCGCAAGGTCGATAAGATCAGCCGCGAAGCCTTGGTGCAGGCCGGCTTCGTGGTGCGCGACAACCTGCGCAACCGCATGACCATCCAGCGCGCCTACCTGAAGGCCCTGGGCCGGGCCCGCAAGAGCGTGCTCATCGCCAATCCCTATTTCGCGCCCGGCCGCAAATTCCGCCGCGCCCTCTCGCAGGCCGCGCAGCGCGGCGTGGAGGTGGTGCTGCTCATCGGCGTGGGCGAGATCTGGCTGCAGGACGCCGTGGCCCATTCCTTCTACCCCAAGCTCCTTGCCTCCGGCGTTAAAGTGGTGGAATATCACAAGACCCAGTTGCATGCGAAGGTCGCGGTGATCGACGACGACTGGGCCACGGTAGGTTCCAGCAATGTCGACGGCCTGAGCCTGTTCCTGAACCAGGAAGCGAACGTCGTCATCAAGGACGCCGCCTTCGCCCGCAGCCTGCGCGAGCATATCGAGCGGGCGGTGGCGGAGGGCGTGGTCATCCATGCGCACGACTTCGCCCACGTGGGCCGCTTCCGCCGCATCGGCTACGAGGTGGCGTACGTGTTCTACCGTACGCTGATGCGCATCTTTGCAGTAGGAAAATACGCTTGA
- a CDS encoding RNA-binding S4 domain-containing protein — translation MKDNVRIDKWLWAARFFKTRQLAIDAIDNGRVKIGGDRIKPARTIRLGERLHIDNGSDEWEVLVVGISDQRQSAPIARTLYEESEASIARRQKEQDRRRLFHEPGADIKGRPTKRDRRLLDRAASDE, via the coding sequence TTGAAAGACAATGTACGCATCGACAAATGGCTGTGGGCCGCGCGCTTCTTCAAGACCCGCCAGCTGGCCATCGACGCCATCGACAACGGCCGCGTGAAGATCGGCGGCGACCGCATCAAGCCCGCCCGCACCATCAGGCTGGGCGAGCGCCTCCACATCGACAACGGCTCGGACGAATGGGAGGTGCTGGTGGTGGGCATCAGCGACCAGCGCCAGTCCGCGCCCATCGCCCGCACCCTGTACGAAGAAAGCGAAGCCTCCATCGCGCGGCGCCAGAAAGAACAGGACCGCCGCCGCCTCTTCCACGAGCCGGGCGCCGACATCAAGGGCCGCCCCACCAAGCGCGACCGCCGCCTCCTCGACCGCGCCGCCAGCGACGAATAA
- a CDS encoding TetR/AcrR family transcriptional regulator, whose protein sequence is MRKGEMTRAAILDVALELASRDGLEGLTIGLLADKMNMSKSGVFAHFGSREDLQLEVLKLYHRRFEQEVFYPSIKEPRGLPRLRAMFAHWVKRVSVEIASGCIYISGAVEYDDRPGPIREALVAMVGAWQQALLRAANQAKDCGHLKPDTDTQQLVYEMYGLILAVHHDARFLRIPGAVERASVGFNRLIENYQS, encoded by the coding sequence ATGCGCAAGGGTGAGATGACCCGCGCCGCCATCCTGGACGTGGCCCTGGAGCTCGCCAGCCGTGACGGCCTGGAGGGTCTGACCATTGGCTTGTTGGCGGATAAGATGAACATGAGCAAGTCCGGCGTGTTCGCTCACTTCGGCTCGCGTGAAGACTTGCAACTGGAAGTGTTGAAGCTGTACCACCGCCGTTTCGAGCAGGAAGTGTTTTACCCCAGCATCAAGGAGCCCCGCGGCCTGCCGCGCCTGCGCGCCATGTTTGCCCACTGGGTCAAGCGCGTGAGCGTGGAGATCGCCTCGGGCTGCATCTATATCAGCGGCGCGGTGGAGTACGACGACCGCCCCGGTCCCATCCGCGAGGCCCTGGTGGCCATGGTGGGCGCCTGGCAGCAGGCCCTCCTGCGCGCCGCCAACCAGGCCAAGGACTGCGGCCACCTGAAGCCGGATACCGATACGCAGCAGCTGGTGTATGAGATGTATGGCCTCATCCTCGCCGTCCACCACGATGCGCGCTTCCTGCGCATTCCGGGCGCCGTGGAGCGGGCCAGCGTTGGCTTCAACCGTCTGATCGAGAATTACCAATCCTAG
- a CDS encoding acyl-CoA dehydrogenase C-terminal domain-containing protein: protein MGQYVAPIRDMQFVLHEFLKVEEQLKELPAHAETDADIINQVLEEGAKFTSEVLFPLNHSGDREGCHHDAAAKTVTTPKGYKEAYKQYVEGGWAALACDPEYGGQGLPVVLNNSFYEMLNSSNQAWTMYPGLSHGAYECLKEHGTDDQKKIYLPKLVSGEWTGTMCLTEPHCGTDLGLLRTKAVPNSDGSWTITGNKIFISAGEHDMSENILHLVLARVPDAPEGSKGISLFLVPKFLPNADGSVGERNPIFCGAIEEKMGIHGNSTCQMNLDGAKGWIIGQPNKGLNAMFVFMNAARLGVGMQSLGLTEVAYQNALVYAKDRLQMRSLSGVKAPDKPADPIIVHPDVRRMLLTAKAYAEGGRAFTSYVALQIDRELNHPDEEVRKDAADEVALLTPIVKAFITDNGWIATSEAMQVYGGHGYISEWGMEQYVRDARINLIYEGTNTVQSLDLLGRKILMDNGAKLRKFGEKIKAFVEEHGTDEAMSEFITPLGDLGDKVGKLTMEIGMKAFQNQDEVGAAAVPYLRVVGHLVYSYFFAQMAKIALEKQGAAEAQGDNFYKAKLATARFYFARLQPETAMLIRQARSGAASLMALDADLF from the coding sequence ATGGGTCAATACGTCGCGCCAATCCGGGATATGCAGTTCGTGCTGCATGAGTTCCTGAAGGTGGAAGAGCAGCTCAAGGAACTGCCGGCTCACGCTGAGACCGATGCGGACATCATCAACCAGGTGCTGGAAGAGGGCGCGAAGTTCACCTCGGAAGTGCTGTTCCCCCTGAACCACTCCGGCGACCGCGAAGGCTGCCACCACGACGCGGCCGCCAAGACCGTCACCACGCCCAAGGGCTACAAGGAAGCGTACAAGCAGTACGTGGAAGGCGGCTGGGCCGCGCTGGCCTGCGATCCCGAATACGGCGGCCAGGGCCTGCCCGTCGTGCTGAACAACTCCTTCTACGAGATGCTGAACTCCTCCAACCAGGCCTGGACCATGTATCCCGGCCTGTCGCACGGCGCCTACGAGTGCCTGAAGGAGCACGGCACCGACGACCAGAAAAAGATCTACCTGCCGAAGCTCGTCTCCGGCGAGTGGACCGGCACCATGTGCCTGACCGAACCGCACTGCGGCACCGACCTGGGCCTGCTGCGCACCAAGGCCGTGCCGAACAGCGACGGTTCCTGGACCATCACCGGCAACAAAATCTTCATCTCGGCCGGTGAGCACGACATGTCCGAGAACATCCTGCATCTGGTGCTGGCCCGCGTGCCGGACGCGCCGGAAGGCTCGAAAGGCATCTCGCTCTTCCTTGTGCCGAAGTTCCTGCCGAACGCCGACGGTTCCGTGGGCGAGCGCAATCCTATCTTCTGCGGCGCCATCGAAGAGAAGATGGGCATCCACGGCAACTCCACCTGCCAGATGAACCTGGACGGCGCGAAGGGCTGGATCATCGGCCAGCCGAACAAGGGCCTGAACGCCATGTTCGTGTTCATGAATGCCGCCCGTCTTGGCGTGGGCATGCAGTCCCTGGGCCTGACCGAAGTGGCCTACCAGAACGCGCTGGTGTACGCCAAGGACCGCCTGCAGATGCGCTCCCTCTCCGGCGTGAAGGCTCCGGACAAGCCAGCCGACCCGATCATCGTGCACCCTGACGTGCGTCGCATGCTGCTCACCGCCAAGGCCTACGCCGAAGGCGGCCGCGCCTTTACGTCCTATGTGGCGCTGCAGATCGACCGCGAACTGAACCACCCCGACGAAGAAGTGCGCAAGGACGCCGCCGACGAAGTCGCGCTGCTCACGCCTATCGTCAAGGCCTTCATCACCGACAACGGCTGGATCGCCACCTCGGAAGCCATGCAGGTGTACGGCGGCCACGGCTACATCAGCGAGTGGGGCATGGAGCAGTATGTGCGCGACGCGCGCATCAACCTGATTTACGAAGGCACGAACACCGTGCAGTCGCTGGACCTCCTGGGCCGCAAGATCCTCATGGACAACGGCGCCAAGCTGCGCAAGTTCGGCGAGAAGATCAAGGCCTTCGTGGAAGAACACGGTACGGATGAAGCCATGTCCGAGTTCATCACCCCACTGGGCGACCTGGGCGACAAGGTTGGCAAGCTGACCATGGAAATCGGCATGAAGGCCTTCCAGAACCAGGATGAGGTAGGCGCTGCCGCAGTGCCTTACCTGCGCGTGGTGGGCCATCTGGTGTACAGCTACTTCTTCGCGCAGATGGCGAAGATCGCACTGGAAAAGCAGGGGGCCGCCGAGGCACAGGGCGACAACTTCTACAAAGCCAAGCTGGCAACCGCGCGCTTCTACTTTGCACGCCTGCAGCCGGAAACCGCAATGCTGATTCGCCAGGCCCGCTCGGGCGCCGCTTCGCTGATGGCGCTGGATGCTGACCTGTTCTAA
- a CDS encoding 3-hydroxyacyl-CoA dehydrogenase/enoyl-CoA hydratase family protein, whose translation MSNFTVKKVAVLGAGVMGAQIAAHCVNAKVPVVLFDLPGKEGTPKNGIVLKAIENLKKLSPAPLGDKEDAALIQVANYEDNLDLLAGCDLIIEAIAERMDWKHDLYKKVAPHIGQNAIFASNTSGLPINKLAEGFDADLKSRFCGVHFFNPPRYMHLVELIPTPATKPEILDQLETFLTSTLGKGVVRAKDTPNFIANRVGIFGMLATIHEAAQYGLSVDVVDDLTGAKLGRAKSGTFRTADVVGLDTMGHVIKTMQDNLADDPFFSIYKTPEVLAKLIEKGALGQKTGAGFYKKVGKEIQRLDFATGEYVPGGAKAADIIGRILKEKDPVKKFKALRESTNPQGQFLWAIFRDAFHYIAYHLDTIADNARDVDFAMRWGFGWSVGPFETWQAAGWTQIAQWVKEDIDAGKALTNAPLPAWVFEGPVAEKGVHTPEGSWSAAGKSYVPRSNLDVYKRQEFRAPVVGSGGADAKTAGTTVFEDDSVRLWHSGDDVLVISLKTKMHVIGDGVIKGLQRGLAEAEKGFKGLVIWNTDAAEGGAFSAGADLQSALPAFMAGGAKAVDPIVRELQNTFMAMKYSNVPVVAAVAGLALGGGCEMALHASKRVAALESYIGLVEVGVGLIPAGGGLKEAAVRAAKEAKGNDILQFLKVGFTNAATANVSKSALEAKAMGYLKEDDVIVFNPYELLHVAKVQARAMFDAGYRAPIQRLVPVTGRYGWGTIRGQLVNMRDGGFISAHDYKLGDMIAEIVSGGDIDQGSMVSEQWLLDMERKAFLELLNNPKSQERIMGMLQTGKPVRN comes from the coding sequence ATGAGCAATTTCACCGTGAAGAAAGTCGCCGTGCTGGGTGCCGGCGTGATGGGCGCGCAGATCGCCGCCCATTGCGTGAACGCCAAGGTGCCGGTCGTGCTGTTCGATTTGCCCGGCAAGGAGGGAACTCCGAAGAACGGCATCGTCCTGAAAGCCATCGAGAACCTGAAGAAGCTGTCCCCCGCGCCGCTGGGCGACAAGGAAGACGCTGCGCTGATCCAGGTCGCGAACTACGAGGACAACCTGGACCTGCTGGCAGGCTGCGACCTGATCATCGAGGCCATCGCCGAGCGCATGGACTGGAAGCACGACCTGTACAAGAAGGTCGCGCCGCACATTGGCCAGAACGCCATCTTCGCTTCCAACACCTCGGGCCTGCCGATCAACAAGCTGGCGGAAGGCTTCGACGCCGACCTGAAATCGCGCTTCTGCGGCGTGCACTTCTTCAACCCGCCGCGCTACATGCACCTGGTGGAACTGATCCCGACCCCGGCCACCAAGCCGGAGATCCTGGACCAGCTCGAAACCTTCCTCACCTCCACCCTGGGCAAGGGCGTGGTGCGCGCCAAGGATACGCCGAACTTCATCGCCAACCGCGTGGGCATCTTCGGCATGCTGGCCACCATCCACGAAGCCGCGCAGTACGGCCTGTCCGTGGACGTGGTGGACGACCTCACCGGCGCAAAGCTTGGCCGCGCCAAGTCCGGCACCTTCCGCACGGCGGACGTGGTGGGCCTGGACACGATGGGCCACGTGATCAAGACCATGCAGGACAACCTGGCGGACGATCCTTTCTTCAGCATCTACAAGACGCCTGAAGTGCTGGCGAAGCTGATCGAGAAGGGCGCGCTGGGCCAGAAGACCGGCGCGGGTTTCTACAAGAAGGTGGGCAAGGAGATCCAGCGCCTGGACTTCGCCACCGGCGAATACGTACCGGGCGGCGCCAAGGCGGCGGACATTATCGGCCGCATCCTGAAGGAAAAGGACCCGGTCAAGAAATTCAAGGCGCTGCGCGAATCGACCAACCCGCAAGGCCAGTTCCTGTGGGCGATCTTCCGCGACGCCTTCCACTACATTGCCTACCACCTGGACACCATCGCCGACAACGCGCGCGACGTGGACTTCGCCATGCGCTGGGGCTTCGGCTGGAGCGTCGGCCCCTTCGAGACCTGGCAGGCCGCAGGCTGGACCCAGATCGCCCAGTGGGTGAAGGAAGACATCGACGCAGGCAAGGCTCTGACCAATGCGCCGCTGCCCGCATGGGTGTTCGAAGGCCCGGTGGCCGAGAAGGGCGTGCATACGCCTGAGGGCTCCTGGTCCGCCGCAGGCAAGAGCTATGTGCCGCGTTCGAACCTGGACGTGTACAAGCGCCAGGAATTCCGCGCGCCGGTCGTCGGCAGCGGTGGCGCCGATGCGAAAACCGCAGGCACCACCGTCTTCGAAGACGACTCCGTGCGCCTGTGGCACTCCGGCGACGACGTGCTGGTGATCTCGCTGAAGACCAAGATGCATGTGATCGGCGACGGCGTGATCAAGGGCCTGCAGCGCGGCCTGGCCGAAGCGGAGAAGGGCTTCAAGGGCCTGGTGATCTGGAACACCGATGCAGCCGAAGGCGGCGCCTTCTCGGCGGGCGCAGACCTGCAGTCCGCTCTCCCTGCCTTCATGGCTGGCGGCGCGAAGGCGGTCGATCCTATCGTGCGCGAACTGCAGAATACCTTCATGGCCATGAAGTATTCGAACGTGCCGGTGGTGGCTGCCGTGGCAGGCCTGGCCCTTGGCGGCGGCTGCGAAATGGCGCTGCACGCATCGAAGCGCGTGGCTGCACTGGAATCGTATATCGGCCTGGTGGAAGTGGGCGTGGGCCTGATTCCAGCGGGCGGCGGCCTGAAAGAAGCGGCCGTGCGCGCCGCGAAGGAAGCCAAGGGCAACGATATCCTGCAGTTCCTGAAGGTCGGCTTCACCAACGCCGCCACCGCGAACGTTTCGAAGTCCGCGCTGGAAGCGAAGGCCATGGGCTACCTGAAGGAAGACGACGTAATCGTGTTCAATCCGTATGAGCTGCTGCATGTGGCCAAGGTCCAGGCCCGCGCCATGTTCGACGCAGGCTACCGCGCGCCGATCCAGCGCCTGGTGCCGGTGACGGGCCGCTACGGCTGGGGCACCATCCGCGGCCAGCTGGTCAACATGCGCGACGGCGGCTTCATCTCCGCCCACGACTACAAGCTGGGCGACATGATCGCCGAGATTGTGAGCGGCGGCGATATCGACCAGGGCAGCATGGTGAGCGAACAGTGGCTGCTGGACATGGAGCGCAAGGCCTTCCTGGAGCTGCTGAACAATCCGAAATCGCAGGAGCGGATTATGGGCATGCTGCAAACCGGTAAGCCGGTGCGCAACTAA
- a CDS encoding PaaI family thioesterase codes for MVYERIKQQMMDTLPFVRLLGIRIDSIGAGTAEVSLPDDAKLHNHLGTQHAGALFTLAETASGAAMAGGFADMIVDLRPVAKESRIQYQKVAKGATRASGRVPGDLDSLKAQLKAEGKIAFPVEVDVFDAQGTLAAQVQVDWYLSPRR; via the coding sequence ATGGTGTATGAGCGGATCAAGCAGCAGATGATGGATACCCTGCCGTTCGTGCGGCTGCTGGGCATCCGTATCGACAGCATCGGCGCGGGCACGGCCGAAGTGTCGCTGCCGGACGATGCCAAGCTGCACAACCATCTCGGCACCCAGCACGCCGGCGCGCTGTTCACGCTGGCGGAAACGGCCTCCGGCGCCGCCATGGCGGGCGGCTTCGCCGACATGATCGTGGACCTGCGCCCCGTGGCGAAGGAGTCGCGCATCCAGTACCAGAAGGTCGCCAAGGGCGCCACCCGCGCCAGCGGCCGCGTTCCGGGCGACCTGGACTCGCTGAAGGCGCAACTGAAGGCGGAAGGCAAGATCGCTTTCCCTGTCGAAGTCGATGTGTTCGACGCGCAGGGAACGCTGGCGGCGCAGGTGCAGGTGGACTGGTATCTCTCTCCACGGCGCTAA